The Plectropomus leopardus isolate mb chromosome 7, YSFRI_Pleo_2.0, whole genome shotgun sequence genome window below encodes:
- the lratd2b gene encoding protein LRATD2: protein MGNQVEKLTHLNYAEVPTSDPNGFDPDDDGPRIGVSYIFSNDDDDDQDDNLNRFSSDNHMVNHEEKPFDPQDELECAIYYREECVYETNTGAATHSAESLLNKCRPGDLLEFVATGQYPHWAVYVGDFQVVHLHRAEIKNNFLTDVSQGKKGRIVNGLYRFRALPPEVIVRNALDHVGSRDRELYWRNSECFAAWCRFGKREFKIGGEIRIGKQPYRLKLIFSEKKTHVLEFQSLEDVIMEKRRNDQIGKDAVMQELANHLNATHEIKEEHFVN, encoded by the coding sequence ATGGGGAACCAGGTGGAGAAACTAACGCATTTGAATTACGCAGAGGTGCCAACATCGGACCCAAATGGGTTCGACCCGGACGACGACGGACCGCGAATCGGCGTCTCTTACATTTTCTCCAACGACGACGATGACGACCAGGATGACAATTTGAACCGTTTTTCATCTGATAACCACATGGTGAACCATGAGGAGAAGCCCTTTGACCCCCAGGACGAGCTGGAGTGCGCGATTTACTACCGAGAGGAGTGCGTGTACGAGACCAACACCGGAGCCGCTACTCACTCTGCGGAAAGTCTCCTGAACAAGTGCAGACCGGGAGACCTGCTGGAGTTTGTGGCCACCGGGCAGTATCCCCACTGGGCTGTTTACGTCGGGGACTTCCAAGTGGTTCATTTGCACAGAGCAGAGATCAAGAACAACTTTCTCACCGATGTAAGccaggggaaaaaaggcaggaTAGTGAACGGCCTCTACAGGTTCCGTGCGCTCCCGCCGGAGGTGATTGTGCGCAACGCCCTGGACCATGTCGGGtcgagagacagagagctgtaCTGGAGAAACTCTGAGTGCTTTGCCGCCTGGTGCCGCTTTGGCAAACGGGAGTTTAAAATCGGAGGGGAGATACGGATTGGAAAGCAGCCGTACAGGTTGAAATTGATCTTTTCAGAGAAGAAGACTCACGTCCTGGAGTTTCAGAGCCTGGAGGACGTGATCATGGAAAAGAGGAGGAACGATCAGATTGGTAAAGATGCTGTGATGCAAGAGCTGGCCAACCACTTGAACGCAACACATGAAATCAAAGAGGAGCATTTTGTTAACTGA
- the nsmce2 gene encoding E3 SUMO-protein ligase NSE2, whose protein sequence is MSLSAVHGTLSSLKSCQADLGTGMDIVTDVAMDLAEAQDEEMNPGIKEMEAMILECAKLDREINYFVGVVQKVTEDTAQQPEAMFSLSAKVKEQFTEGIARLSDADLQNHQKVVAFKESIKSALNQANQESAQNTEELDEDIAVTQSQVNYICPLTQEEMVNPMKNKKCNHHYDEGAILGLIKTKQSQKKKCRCPVVGCGNTDVKQSDLIPDQMLRRKIQSQKRNSNRT, encoded by the exons ATGTCTCTTAGTGCCGTTCACGGAACACTGTCGAGCCTGAAGTCATGTCAGGCAGACCTCGGGACAGGGATGGACATAGTGACAGATGTGGCTATGGACCTGGCGGAAGCTCAGG ATGAAGAGATGAACCCTGGCATTAAAGAGATGGAGGCCATGATTCTGGAGTGTGCCAAGCTGGACAGGGAGATTAACTACTTTGTCGGAGTTGTGCAAAAAGTCACAGAG GATACCGCACAGCAGCCAGAGGCCATGTTCAGCCTGTCTGCCAAAGTGAAGGAGCAGTTCACAGAGGGAATAGCCAGGCTCTCTGATGCAGATCTACAGAATCACCAGAAAGTAGTGGCCTTCAAGGAGAGCATCAAGAGTGCTCTCAACCAAG CCAACCAAGAGTCAGCACAGAACACGGAGGAACTCGATGAGGACATTGCTGTTACGCAGAGCCAAGTCAACTACATCTGCCCACTCACACAG GAGGAAATGGTGAACCCGATGAAGAATAAGAAGTGTAACCACCACTATGATGAAGGAGCCATACTGGGCctgatcaaaacaaaacaaagccagaAAAAGAAATGCCG CTGTCCTGTGGTGGGCTGTGGGAACACAGATGTGAAACAGTCAGATTTGATTCCTGACCAGATGCTGAGGAGAAAGATCCAGAGCCAAAAGAGAAACAGCAACCGGACGTAG